A stretch of Borrelia turcica IST7 DNA encodes these proteins:
- a CDS encoding ABC transporter permease → MKINLRQSLALSKKELKVLFGTPTAYVVILFFLLFVNFSFIFFSGFFIKDNASLMSYFSSMPIVLMFVLPALSMGVFSEEHKTGSIELLYALPISPQEIVVGKFITLKIFTLILFALTLPLTIMTIFMGEFDLGIVFLQYLGIILYSYSVLSMGVFISSITKSQIVSYILTVFILILIIFSGKLIMIFGKENILGEILNFISIANHFSYFNMGILNLSDLIYFITFSVTFLILSSYSIRLKKWR, encoded by the coding sequence ATGAAAATAAACTTAAGGCAATCTCTAGCTTTGTCAAAAAAAGAATTAAAAGTTTTATTCGGTACACCAACAGCATATGTTGTAATCTTATTTTTTCTATTGTTTGTAAACTTTTCTTTCATTTTTTTCTCCGGATTTTTCATTAAAGATAATGCCTCATTAATGTCTTATTTCTCATCAATGCCAATTGTTTTAATGTTCGTCTTACCAGCACTTAGTATGGGAGTTTTTTCAGAAGAACACAAAACAGGAAGCATTGAATTACTCTATGCACTGCCAATAAGTCCACAAGAAATAGTAGTTGGAAAATTCATTACACTTAAAATATTTACATTAATACTTTTCGCTCTCACATTACCTCTTACAATAATGACAATTTTTATGGGCGAATTTGACCTTGGAATAGTATTTCTTCAATATTTAGGAATAATTCTTTATTCTTATTCCGTTCTTAGTATGGGAGTATTCATATCTTCTATTACTAAAAGTCAAATAGTATCCTACATATTAACCGTGTTCATTCTAATATTAATAATATTTTCAGGAAAACTAATAATGATATTTGGAAAAGAAAACATACTTGGAGAAATACTCAACTTTATCTCAATTGCTAACCACTTTAGTTACTTTAATATGGGAATACTAAACCTATCTGATCTTATTTACTTCATTACATTTTCAGTTACATTCCTCATATTAAGTTCATATAGCATAAGATTAAAAAAATGGAGATAA
- a CDS encoding ABC transporter ATP-binding protein, whose product MINVKNVTKTYGSFTALFNVSFKVNEGEVLGILGPNGAGKSTLIKILTSFHYPNKGNVKIFEKDITENPTEILQNVGYLPEKLALYPELSVNEYLNFISEIKGVQNPKKEIDKAISIFKLESVKNKLISNLSKGFKQRVGIAGALLNNPKLVILDEPTNGLDPNQIIEFKEFLKELEKTSTILFSSHILSEVESICKRIIIINNGEIIADDTKENIAKNRLKETELDLIVYKDPGINKEHFINNDIFTLVKTEENENEINISLKLAADKTEKELFNYVVSKGIVLKAMIPKHESLEKIFSKLTKERK is encoded by the coding sequence ATGATAAATGTAAAAAATGTCACTAAAACATATGGTTCATTTACAGCTCTCTTTAATGTTAGCTTTAAAGTTAACGAAGGAGAAGTACTTGGCATACTTGGTCCAAATGGAGCAGGAAAATCTACATTAATCAAAATTTTAACATCATTTCACTACCCCAACAAGGGGAATGTAAAAATTTTTGAAAAAGATATCACAGAAAATCCAACAGAAATACTGCAAAATGTAGGATACTTACCTGAAAAACTAGCTCTTTATCCTGAATTATCTGTCAATGAATATTTAAATTTTATCTCAGAAATAAAAGGCGTTCAAAATCCCAAAAAAGAAATAGACAAAGCAATAAGTATTTTTAAACTCGAAAGCGTGAAGAATAAATTAATATCTAATTTATCAAAAGGATTCAAACAAAGAGTAGGAATAGCTGGAGCTTTATTAAATAATCCCAAGCTTGTAATCCTTGATGAACCCACAAATGGACTTGACCCAAATCAAATTATAGAATTCAAAGAATTCTTAAAAGAACTGGAAAAAACTAGCACAATACTCTTCTCTTCTCATATTTTAAGCGAAGTCGAGTCAATTTGTAAGAGAATAATCATTATTAACAATGGAGAGATTATTGCTGACGATACTAAGGAAAATATAGCTAAAAACAGACTTAAAGAAACTGAGCTAGATCTAATTGTCTACAAAGATCCTGGAATAAATAAAGAACATTTTATCAATAATGATATATTTACATTAGTAAAAACAGAAGAAAATGAAAACGAAATCAATATTTCATTAAAACTTGCAGCTGATAAAACGGAAAAAGAACTCTTTAATTATGTTGTAAGTAAAGGTATAGTATTAAAAGCAATGATACCAAAACATGAAAGTTTAGAAAAAATATTTAGTAAACTAACAAAGGAGAGAAAATAA
- a CDS encoding ribonuclease Z — protein MSFNINILGTGGTRPLHNRYLTSVLVEYYGDNFLFDCGEATQMSLRKQKISWQKIKVICITHLHADHITGLLGIVMLMAQSGETRKEPLTIIGPIGIKRYLETNIELLKVHKNYEIIYKEIIINKTDEILYEDKRKRIEYRKLRHSVDCVGYLFIEKDKPGKFDNQKAEILNIPKEHIRKKLQDGHEVILNERKILPSEVLGEPQKGLKFAYITDTGYFEDLITHIKNFNLIIIESTFKNELKKEAEKKLHLTAQSAALIAKRAGVSQTGLIHFSERYTLNKDLCELLNEAKQEYPNGEIFLTKDGMRLEADKNKFIIKY, from the coding sequence TTGAGTTTTAATATTAATATTCTTGGTACAGGGGGTACAAGACCACTACATAACAGATATTTAACTTCTGTTTTAGTAGAATACTATGGAGACAATTTTCTCTTTGATTGTGGAGAGGCTACTCAAATGTCTCTTAGGAAACAAAAAATATCATGGCAAAAAATCAAAGTCATATGCATCACACACTTACACGCCGACCACATTACAGGTTTACTTGGGATAGTAATGCTTATGGCACAAAGTGGAGAAACAAGAAAAGAGCCCCTCACTATCATAGGGCCCATTGGAATTAAAAGGTATTTAGAAACAAATATTGAACTTTTGAAAGTACATAAAAATTACGAAATAATCTATAAAGAAATAATAATTAATAAAACAGATGAGATTTTATATGAAGATAAAAGAAAAAGAATTGAATATAGAAAACTAAGACATTCTGTAGATTGTGTCGGATATCTATTTATAGAAAAAGATAAGCCTGGGAAATTTGATAACCAAAAAGCAGAAATTCTTAATATCCCAAAAGAACATATTAGAAAAAAACTACAAGATGGCCATGAGGTAATCCTTAATGAAAGGAAAATATTACCCTCCGAGGTTTTAGGGGAACCTCAAAAGGGATTAAAATTTGCATACATTACAGATACAGGCTATTTTGAAGATTTAATCACACATATTAAAAACTTTAATTTAATTATAATTGAGAGTACATTTAAAAATGAATTAAAAAAGGAAGCTGAAAAGAAATTGCATTTAACGGCACAATCAGCAGCATTGATTGCAAAAAGAGCAGGGGTTAGTCAAACAGGCCTCATTCATTTTAGTGAAAGATACACGCTAAATAAAGACTTGTGTGAATTACTAAATGAAGCAAAGCAAGAATATCCAAATGGAGAAATATTTTTAACAAAAGACGGAATGAGGCTTGAGGCAGATAAAAATAAATTTATTATAAAATATTAG
- a CDS encoding NAD(P)/FAD-dependent oxidoreductase, with product MEFEFAVIGGGIAGSTLTYELLKRKKSVILFDNEDEKATTVAGGLINPIMGRKMNLAWREPEIFKFAIQYYKDIEKNINCSFLEEKPIFRPFTTKTQKEELILKIKKDKTIQNFILSIINEKIHDCSIDNDGGMLIKGAVINTNLYIEILRKYFIKNNAYIKAEINEEAIQINDQSFQINAFKFKKLIFTRGYKETTTNLFSYLPFKPAKGEILILEIKGLNLREVYNRHVSLIPLQDNKFYLGGTYEWENLDTSTNEWAKEELIHKLKKITNLSYKIIQHKAHIRPSTLDREPFLGEHPKYKNIFILNGLGTRGISMTPYLSQSILNYIERKISLPSYYDISRYSRFYQETNNFICNISKFRKK from the coding sequence ATGGAATTTGAATTTGCAGTCATTGGAGGCGGTATTGCTGGAAGTACTTTAACTTATGAGCTACTTAAGAGAAAAAAAAGCGTGATTTTATTTGATAATGAAGATGAAAAGGCGACAACTGTAGCAGGAGGTCTTATCAATCCTATTATGGGAAGAAAAATGAACCTTGCTTGGAGAGAACCTGAAATTTTCAAGTTCGCAATTCAATACTATAAAGACATTGAAAAAAATATTAACTGTAGTTTTTTAGAAGAAAAGCCTATTTTTAGGCCATTTACTACAAAAACACAGAAAGAAGAACTTATTTTAAAAATAAAAAAGGACAAAACTATACAAAACTTCATATTATCAATTATCAATGAAAAAATTCACGATTGTTCCATTGATAATGATGGAGGCATGCTAATCAAGGGAGCCGTCATTAATACAAATTTGTATATAGAAATCCTTAGAAAATACTTCATAAAAAACAATGCATATATCAAAGCAGAAATCAATGAAGAGGCAATTCAAATAAATGACCAATCATTTCAAATCAATGCATTTAAATTTAAAAAATTAATATTTACAAGAGGGTATAAAGAAACAACTACAAATCTCTTCTCATATCTCCCATTCAAACCAGCAAAAGGAGAAATTCTTATATTAGAGATCAAAGGATTAAATCTTAGAGAAGTTTACAACAGACATGTCTCATTAATACCCTTACAAGATAATAAATTCTATCTTGGTGGAACTTATGAATGGGAAAATTTAGACACAAGTACAAATGAATGGGCAAAAGAGGAACTTATACACAAACTTAAAAAAATTACAAACCTAAGTTACAAAATCATCCAACACAAAGCGCACATAAGACCCTCTACTCTTGATAGAGAACCTTTCCTTGGAGAACATCCAAAATACAAAAATATATTCATATTAAATGGACTAGGAACAAGAGGTATATCAATGACACCATATTTATCTCAAAGTATTTTAAATTATATTGAAAGGAAAATTAGTCTTCCAAGTTATTATGACATTAGCAGATACTCAAGATTCTATCAAGAAACAAATAATTTTATTTGCAATATATCTAAATTTAGAAAAAAATAA
- a CDS encoding ATP-dependent Clp protease proteolytic subunit, with translation MDCKDIKQTEINQSLEFALKSRAIVITGEINKDTSKLFQEKILFLEASDDTKPILVYIDSEGGDIDAGFAIFNMIRFVKPKVFTIGVGLVASAGALIFLAADSKSRFSLPRARYLLHQPLSGFKGVATDIEIYTNELNKIKRELNNIIAKETGQKLSKVEKDTDRDFWLNSKDAMKYGLVFKIVETRLELEKFIS, from the coding sequence ATGGACTGTAAAGATATAAAGCAAACAGAAATAAATCAATCATTGGAGTTTGCATTAAAAAGTAGAGCAATAGTTATTACAGGGGAGATTAATAAGGATACTTCAAAGTTATTTCAGGAAAAGATATTATTTTTGGAAGCGTCAGATGATACGAAACCTATACTTGTTTATATTGATTCGGAGGGTGGTGATATTGATGCTGGGTTTGCTATTTTTAATATGATACGATTTGTGAAACCTAAGGTTTTTACAATTGGAGTTGGACTTGTGGCTAGTGCGGGTGCTTTGATATTCTTAGCAGCAGATTCAAAGAGTAGATTTTCTTTGCCTCGTGCAAGATATCTATTACATCAACCTTTAAGTGGTTTTAAGGGAGTTGCTACTGATATTGAGATTTATACAAATGAACTTAATAAAATTAAGAGAGAACTTAATAATATTATTGCAAAAGAAACAGGGCAGAAGCTTTCTAAGGTAGAAAAGGACACGGATAGAGATTTTTGGTTAAATAGTAAAGATGCAATGAAATATGGCCTTGTCTTTAAGATTGTTGAAACTAGACTTGAGCTTGAAAAATTTATTTCTTAG
- a CDS encoding undecaprenyl phosphate translocase family protein has product MLSVYIKGLLIGIANIIPGVSGGTLALILGIYYKIIYSCSSLIKVRDSKNITFLATLSLGILTSIIILSKVLKSYILDGGIREACLTMFFIGLIIGSIFNIKKEIKIKEITNKDNNTMKYYLFLIGFLSILSLLFIRSYNLSFDISKYQDTKSIEYYLLITSSGLISGSAMILPGISGSLLLLSLGTYKEIISIVSHLDIKLCIIFGISTIIGTGITILIIKKTIDKHLVKFLYLSSGLISGSILQMLFSITNLNLKPSLIFLIGSFILFIAGLQISKMLENIKGN; this is encoded by the coding sequence ATGCTCAGTGTTTATATAAAAGGCTTATTAATTGGCATTGCCAACATTATACCTGGAGTCTCAGGTGGAACATTAGCATTAATACTAGGAATTTACTATAAAATAATATATTCGTGTTCGAGTCTCATAAAAGTAAGGGATAGCAAAAATATAACTTTTCTTGCCACACTTTCCCTTGGAATACTAACCTCAATAATAATACTTTCAAAAGTACTTAAAAGCTATATATTAGATGGAGGAATAAGAGAAGCATGCTTAACCATGTTTTTCATAGGATTAATTATAGGAAGCATATTTAACATAAAAAAAGAAATTAAAATAAAAGAAATAACTAATAAAGATAACAACACTATGAAATATTACTTATTCCTAATCGGATTTCTTTCTATACTCTCTCTTTTGTTCATAAGAAGCTACAACTTATCGTTTGATATATCCAAGTATCAAGACACAAAATCAATAGAGTACTACCTATTAATTACTAGCTCAGGGCTAATAAGCGGATCTGCTATGATTCTACCAGGAATATCAGGTTCACTACTATTGCTAAGCCTTGGGACTTACAAAGAAATCATAAGTATTGTATCTCATCTTGACATAAAGCTATGTATAATATTCGGTATATCCACAATAATAGGAACAGGAATTACAATACTGATAATTAAAAAAACCATAGATAAACACCTAGTTAAATTTCTTTATTTATCTAGTGGCTTAATTTCAGGTTCAATTCTACAAATGTTATTTAGTATAACAAATCTTAACTTAAAACCATCTCTAATATTCCTAATAGGCTCATTCATTCTATTCATCGCAGGATTACAAATAAGTAAAATGCTTGAGAACATAAAAGGCAATTAA
- a CDS encoding nucleoside triphosphate pyrophosphohydrolase family protein, which produces MELNEYQKQAKKTAKYKNKKEELILTTLGLAGETGEVIEKIKKLGRDKDYVLDDEYLLSIKKELGDVLWYISNLSNNLGITLEDVAITNLEKLKKRHEDGTINGEGDER; this is translated from the coding sequence ATGGAATTAAACGAATACCAAAAGCAGGCAAAAAAAACGGCTAAGTATAAAAATAAAAAGGAAGAACTAATTTTAACAACACTCGGTCTTGCGGGAGAGACAGGCGAAGTTATAGAAAAAATAAAAAAATTGGGTCGTGATAAAGACTATGTACTTGATGACGAGTATTTATTATCTATTAAGAAAGAGCTTGGCGATGTTTTATGGTATATTTCAAACTTAAGTAATAATCTTGGAATAACGCTTGAAGATGTTGCTATTACTAATTTAGAGAAACTAAAAAAAAGACATGAAGATGGAACTATTAATGGTGAAGGAGACGAGCGATAA
- a CDS encoding LysM peptidoglycan-binding domain-containing M23 family metallopeptidase — protein sequence MNKVIFVLRVVFFCLQFNYIYSYPEIKNFSNKDPIFSDLRVKISKYNKRENVPLFIYSYKVKKSDTFFKIANKVNGWQASIATVNLLDSPFLSTGQDILIPSKKGLFVLDNKKHRFNNLLLATRDLTKAEKIKVKRDNKIYEFYFFDSVKQPDLSFFSNTEMLFFLNSDFIFPLKKFIVTSDFGFRADPFTGRNSFHTGIDLAAPMDTLVFCSSYGVVVIVGYNDIYGNFVVVEHKNNIKSLYGHLNSYIVRKGDVLKTGDVIGRVGQTGRSTGPHLHFEILKKDTPINPVKILK from the coding sequence GTGAATAAGGTTATTTTTGTATTAAGAGTTGTTTTTTTCTGCCTGCAGTTTAATTATATTTATTCTTATCCTGAGATAAAAAATTTCTCGAATAAAGATCCTATTTTCTCTGACCTTAGAGTAAAAATTTCTAAATACAATAAAAGGGAAAATGTTCCTTTATTTATTTATTCGTATAAAGTAAAAAAGAGTGATACTTTTTTTAAGATTGCAAACAAAGTAAATGGATGGCAGGCTAGTATTGCTACGGTTAATTTGCTGGACTCTCCTTTTTTAAGTACGGGACAAGATATTTTAATTCCTAGTAAGAAAGGTCTTTTCGTACTTGATAATAAGAAGCATAGATTTAATAATTTACTTTTAGCTACAAGAGACTTAACAAAGGCAGAGAAGATAAAGGTTAAAAGAGATAATAAGATATATGAGTTTTATTTTTTTGATTCTGTTAAGCAACCAGATTTAAGTTTTTTCTCAAATACGGAAATGCTTTTTTTCCTAAATTCTGATTTTATTTTTCCTTTAAAGAAGTTTATTGTTACTTCTGATTTTGGATTTAGAGCAGATCCTTTTACTGGTAGAAATAGTTTTCATACGGGTATAGATCTTGCAGCTCCAATGGATACCCTAGTCTTTTGTTCATCTTATGGTGTTGTAGTGATAGTTGGCTATAATGATATTTATGGAAATTTTGTTGTTGTTGAACATAAAAACAACATTAAGTCGCTTTATGGTCATCTTAATTCTTATATTGTTCGTAAGGGAGATGTTTTAAAAACAGGAGATGTTATTGGTAGAGTAGGTCAAACAGGACGCTCAACAGGACCTCATCTACATTTTGAAATATTAAAAAAAGATACGCCCATTAATCCTGTTAAAATTTTAAAGTAG
- a CDS encoding sigma-54-dependent transcriptional regulator has product MSKVLVADDEKNIREGIATYLEEEGFFVFTASDGEEAIETIENEKIDVIISDLRMPQLSGEQLLKIVKDKNPNMPFIILTAHGTVDSAVDAMREGAYDFLTKPVDLERLLLIIKRALNRQNDKIHKSISENIIIRKDLNYYEHILGKSLVMQKTLELVKKIAKSKASVLITGESGVGKEVIADAIFDLSNRNDKPFIKVNCAALSESILESELFGHEKGAFTGAISQKKGRFELADKGTIFLDEIVEVSPEVQVKLLRVLQNKTFERVGGESTMQVDIRLLTATNKNIEEEIKKGRFREDLFYRLNIININIPPLRERKDDIQNLTNILIKSVASENNREEKSLSNDALKALYAYDWPGNIRELKNVLESALILSKGKQIVKDDLPPKIKNNTNQIVKITLPIGISLKEAEREIIKQTLLYSKHNKSKCAEILKIGRKTLHNKITEYDID; this is encoded by the coding sequence ATGAGTAAGGTACTTGTAGCAGACGATGAGAAAAACATACGAGAAGGGATAGCAACCTATCTTGAAGAGGAGGGATTTTTTGTATTTACCGCTAGCGATGGAGAAGAAGCTATTGAAACAATTGAAAATGAAAAGATTGATGTTATAATATCTGACCTTAGAATGCCTCAATTATCAGGAGAACAATTATTAAAAATCGTAAAAGATAAAAATCCAAACATGCCTTTTATTATTCTAACAGCGCATGGAACCGTTGATTCAGCGGTTGATGCTATGCGGGAAGGTGCTTATGATTTTTTAACAAAACCAGTTGATCTTGAAAGACTATTACTCATAATAAAGAGAGCCTTAAATAGGCAAAATGATAAAATTCATAAAAGTATTTCAGAAAATATTATCATCAGAAAAGATTTAAACTATTATGAACATATCCTTGGAAAATCTCTTGTTATGCAAAAAACTTTGGAACTCGTCAAAAAAATTGCTAAATCAAAAGCATCCGTACTAATAACTGGAGAAAGCGGGGTTGGAAAAGAAGTAATAGCAGATGCTATTTTTGACTTATCAAATAGGAATGACAAACCTTTTATTAAAGTAAACTGTGCAGCACTCTCTGAAAGCATACTTGAAAGCGAACTTTTTGGACATGAAAAAGGAGCATTCACAGGCGCGATATCTCAAAAAAAAGGTAGATTTGAACTTGCCGATAAGGGAACAATATTTTTAGATGAAATAGTAGAAGTATCACCTGAAGTTCAAGTAAAACTACTAAGAGTTCTTCAAAATAAAACATTCGAGCGAGTAGGTGGAGAATCCACTATGCAAGTTGACATTAGGTTATTAACAGCAACAAATAAAAATATTGAAGAAGAAATCAAGAAGGGAAGATTTAGGGAAGACTTATTTTACAGACTAAATATAATAAACATTAATATCCCGCCTTTAAGAGAAAGAAAAGATGACATACAAAATCTAACAAACATACTAATTAAAAGCGTTGCTAGCGAAAACAATAGAGAAGAAAAAAGCCTTTCTAATGATGCACTCAAAGCTCTTTATGCTTATGATTGGCCAGGAAATATTAGAGAATTAAAAAATGTACTTGAAAGCGCCCTAATACTGTCTAAGGGAAAGCAAATCGTAAAAGATGACCTGCCACCAAAAATTAAAAATAACACAAATCAAATAGTCAAAATAACATTACCAATAGGCATAAGCTTAAAAGAAGCAGAAAGAGAAATCATTAAACAAACACTTCTATATTCTAAGCACAACAAAAGCAAATGTGCCGAGATACTCAAAATAGGAAGAAAAACCCTTCACAATAAAATAACAGAATACGATATCGATTAA
- a CDS encoding two-component system sensor histidine kinase NtrB, with product MSKFFKKALSKLNKLSSEQKLKFIQDLYKKIEIYDGIFASINEGILVLDKFNNIIYSNKMLFQILTLNSESKLETLYDIQIPTLTNLIEELAINEDKIIGYEFQISTNMFIKISFMPYVKDQKLEGNIILIEDIKDKKHKEELFRRAEALAAFTRHARNIAHEIKNPLGAIDINLQLLKKEIDRQDIKSTKADNYFKIIKEEINRMDKTVTDFLLTVRPIKIMAEKRDITDIIKSVYNLLNPELENKDIKLLLNLKKVSPALIDEKLLRQVIINIIKNAEEALLESNKRIKKIDISINESKDNIYINIKDNGDGMKDETKDEIFKPQFSTKEKGSGIGLTISYKIIKEHGGEIFVESKEMKGTTFTITLPKLNTDKILIEGYLENE from the coding sequence ATGAGTAAATTCTTTAAAAAAGCCTTATCTAAGCTAAATAAACTATCAAGCGAGCAAAAACTTAAGTTTATTCAAGATCTCTATAAAAAAATAGAAATATATGACGGAATTTTTGCATCTATTAATGAAGGAATTCTTGTACTTGATAAGTTTAATAACATAATTTATTCAAACAAAATGTTATTTCAAATACTAACTCTCAATTCTGAGTCCAAACTAGAAACCCTTTATGATATTCAAATTCCAACCCTAACAAATTTAATAGAAGAACTAGCCATAAATGAAGACAAAATAATAGGATATGAATTTCAAATTTCAACAAATATGTTCATTAAAATATCATTTATGCCATATGTTAAAGATCAAAAGCTCGAAGGAAATATTATTTTAATTGAAGATATTAAAGATAAAAAACATAAAGAAGAACTTTTCAGAAGAGCAGAAGCTTTAGCTGCCTTTACAAGACATGCAAGAAATATTGCACATGAGATTAAAAACCCATTAGGAGCAATTGACATAAACCTACAGCTACTCAAGAAAGAAATAGATAGACAAGATATTAAAAGCACTAAAGCAGATAATTACTTTAAAATAATAAAAGAAGAAATAAATAGAATGGATAAAACTGTAACAGACTTCCTATTAACAGTAAGACCTATCAAGATAATGGCTGAAAAAAGAGATATCACTGATATCATAAAAAGTGTATATAATTTACTAAATCCAGAATTAGAAAATAAAGATATTAAACTTCTACTCAATCTTAAAAAAGTAAGTCCTGCTTTAATTGACGAAAAACTTTTAAGACAAGTAATAATCAACATAATAAAAAACGCAGAAGAAGCTCTACTTGAATCAAATAAAAGAATAAAAAAAATAGATATTTCTATTAACGAGAGCAAAGATAACATATATATCAACATAAAAGATAACGGAGATGGAATGAAGGATGAAACAAAGGATGAAATATTTAAGCCACAATTTAGCACAAAAGAGAAAGGAAGTGGAATAGGACTCACTATTTCTTATAAAATAATAAAAGAACACGGAGGAGAAATTTTTGTGGAGAGTAAAGAGATGAAGGGCACTACTTTTACAATTACTCTTCCAAAATTAAACACAGACAAAATTTTAATTGAAGGATATTTAGAAAATGAGTAA
- a CDS encoding CvpA family protein → MLEHDPVKITGIADILIIIIFISLGFRGFLRGFIKEIGGFVEVFALIFLLYNKTHNFQAFISPMLELSYIQALLVFFLLIHIGFLILQSLIESIISHLQLLFFNRILGLILGLFEAFGIIAIVVYLIHSQQIFKPSYFLEGSTLLEYLNPGINYFFKLSKTQ, encoded by the coding sequence ATGCTAGAACACGATCCCGTTAAAATAACTGGCATAGCTGACATACTAATAATAATAATTTTTATCTCACTGGGTTTTAGAGGATTTTTAAGGGGTTTTATTAAAGAAATTGGTGGCTTTGTTGAAGTCTTTGCTTTAATATTTTTACTTTACAATAAAACGCATAATTTTCAAGCATTTATATCTCCCATGCTTGAATTATCCTACATTCAAGCATTACTAGTATTTTTTTTATTAATACATATAGGATTTCTAATATTACAATCACTAATTGAATCAATCATAAGCCACCTTCAACTGCTATTCTTTAATAGAATACTTGGGCTAATACTTGGTTTATTTGAAGCCTTTGGCATCATTGCAATTGTAGTTTATTTAATTCACTCACAACAAATCTTTAAACCCTCATACTTTTTAGAAGGAAGTACATTACTTGAATATCTTAATCCTGGAATAAATTATTTTTTCAAATTATCAAAAACACAGTAA
- the murG gene encoding undecaprenyldiphospho-muramoylpentapeptide beta-N-acetylglucosaminyltransferase: MKNKKMIFFTGGGTGGHIFPGIAIIESLRELDKNIEFFWLGQKESMESKIIREYSHIKFIEIPSGKLRRYFSLQNFTDFLKVIFGIIKSFFIIKKHKPQIIYATGGFVSSPPIIAASLLKVKKITHEMDLDPGLATKINSKFADTIHISFKESKKYFKNKNVIYTGSPIRSEFTNPNPNIIKTLSCNTEKPIISLLGGSLGAEILNQLATNIKNKIDAYFIHQCGKSIDGTRENNYLRRPFFNAEEMSSIIKFSNIIISRAGAGAIKEFANAGACVILIPFEKGSRGDQVRNANLLEEHNACLKIEEKNLNESVIINAIQEILENKEKSDTLRHNINKFHKQDSSNLISNILLKQFEAMEC; this comes from the coding sequence ATGAAAAATAAAAAAATGATATTTTTTACGGGAGGAGGTACCGGAGGGCATATTTTCCCAGGGATAGCAATAATTGAAAGCTTAAGAGAATTAGACAAGAATATTGAATTCTTCTGGCTAGGGCAAAAAGAATCAATGGAATCTAAAATCATAAGAGAATATTCTCATATTAAATTTATTGAAATTCCATCTGGAAAACTTAGGAGATATTTCTCACTACAAAATTTCACTGATTTTTTAAAAGTTATATTTGGAATAATCAAAAGCTTTTTTATTATAAAAAAACATAAACCCCAAATTATATACGCAACTGGCGGTTTTGTATCAAGTCCTCCTATTATTGCAGCAAGTCTTCTTAAAGTAAAAAAAATAACCCATGAAATGGATCTTGATCCTGGGCTTGCAACGAAAATCAACTCAAAATTTGCAGACACAATACACATTAGCTTTAAAGAAAGTAAAAAGTACTTTAAAAACAAAAATGTCATATATACGGGCTCACCAATAAGATCAGAATTTACAAATCCAAATCCAAACATTATAAAAACTCTGTCTTGCAATACAGAAAAACCTATTATTAGCTTACTAGGAGGTTCTCTTGGAGCAGAAATTTTAAATCAACTAGCCACTAATATCAAAAACAAAATTGACGCCTATTTCATACACCAATGTGGCAAAAGTATAGACGGAACTAGAGAAAATAATTATCTAAGACGTCCATTTTTTAATGCAGAAGAAATGTCAAGCATAATTAAATTTTCAAATATAATAATCAGCAGAGCTGGAGCTGGAGCTATTAAAGAATTTGCTAATGCTGGCGCTTGTGTAATACTTATTCCATTCGAAAAAGGTTCAAGAGGCGACCAGGTTAGAAATGCAAACCTACTAGAAGAGCATAATGCATGCTTAAAAATAGAAGAAAAAAATTTAAATGAAAGTGTTATCATAAATGCTATACAAGAAATACTGGAAAACAAAGAAAAATCTGATACATTAAGGCATAATATCAATAAATTTCATAAACAAGATTCATCAAATCTAATATCTAATATATTATTAAAACAGTTTGAGGCAATGGAATGCTAG